The proteins below come from a single Myxococcus xanthus genomic window:
- a CDS encoding tetratricopeptide repeat protein, with product MHRLFRIRPWTLALLPLLACKEPEVAAAENQAKRAQAALTEARGHLSSGQANAALAALSRAATAAPDNPEPHLLMAQAHRMAGNEGAAILALKQAASMLPGSDPTIQRQLADIYLQQGLTKDALAALITMRDAGNLPDADVLRLARIQAREGMIDAAFKTLENILRENPDDAEAKSVEAEVLWLKGDELLAANLMDRLLNQDPALASARLLRARYFLVSGFPDLAESDLNAVKGADAERPEVVTLRARVLLALGRAADAEEALRGLVEAQPQNADALAWLAETVRVQGRRADAQSLVDQALQLNPRLARAQYVRGRSLEEQGDRRGAEEAYRFALSAEPRFAPVHARMWRIHLNADRITDAETSLELLLSMSEATIEEKAQLAALYARMQTKVTQGLKLIDEALKREPENPDYLRTQKALNALLPKPKKKSSGPIIIRGRR from the coding sequence ATGCACCGTCTTTTTCGAATCAGACCGTGGACCCTGGCGCTCCTTCCGCTGCTTGCTTGCAAAGAGCCGGAAGTTGCCGCCGCGGAGAACCAGGCCAAGCGGGCCCAGGCAGCATTGACCGAGGCCCGCGGCCACCTGTCCAGCGGACAGGCCAACGCCGCGCTTGCCGCGCTGAGCAGGGCCGCCACCGCGGCGCCTGACAATCCGGAGCCGCACCTGCTCATGGCACAGGCCCACCGCATGGCGGGCAACGAGGGCGCCGCCATCCTGGCCTTGAAGCAGGCCGCCTCCATGTTGCCGGGCTCGGACCCCACCATCCAGCGCCAACTGGCCGACATCTATCTCCAGCAGGGCCTCACCAAGGACGCGCTCGCGGCGCTCATCACCATGCGGGACGCGGGAAACCTGCCGGACGCGGACGTGCTGCGGCTGGCCCGTATCCAGGCGCGTGAGGGCATGATTGATGCCGCCTTCAAGACGCTGGAGAACATCCTGCGGGAGAACCCGGACGACGCCGAGGCCAAGTCCGTCGAGGCCGAGGTGCTCTGGCTCAAGGGCGACGAGCTCCTGGCCGCCAACCTCATGGACCGGCTCCTCAACCAGGACCCGGCGCTGGCCTCCGCGCGGCTGCTGCGCGCGCGCTACTTCCTGGTCAGCGGCTTCCCGGACCTGGCCGAGTCCGACCTGAACGCCGTGAAGGGCGCTGACGCGGAGCGGCCGGAGGTGGTGACGCTGCGCGCACGGGTGCTGCTGGCCTTGGGCCGGGCCGCGGACGCGGAGGAGGCCCTGCGCGGGCTGGTGGAGGCGCAGCCGCAGAACGCCGACGCGCTGGCGTGGCTGGCGGAGACGGTGCGGGTGCAGGGCCGCCGCGCGGATGCGCAGTCCCTGGTGGACCAGGCGCTCCAGCTCAACCCCCGGCTGGCCCGGGCGCAGTACGTGCGCGGGCGCTCGCTGGAGGAGCAAGGGGACCGCCGCGGCGCGGAGGAGGCCTACCGCTTCGCGCTGTCCGCGGAGCCCCGCTTCGCGCCCGTTCACGCCCGGATGTGGCGCATCCACTTGAATGCGGACCGCATCACGGACGCGGAGACGTCACTGGAGCTGCTGCTCAGCATGAGCGAGGCCACCATCGAGGAGAAGGCCCAGCTCGCCGCCCTCTATGCGCGGATGCAGACGAAGGTGACGCAGGGCCTCAAGCTCATCGACGAGGCCCTGAAGCGGGAGCCGGAGAACCCGGACTACCTCCGCACCCAGAAGGCGCTGAACGCGCTGCTGCCGAAGCCCAAGAAGAAGTCCTCGGGCCCGATCATCATCCGCGGCCGCCGCTGA
- a CDS encoding efflux RND transporter permease subunit, producing the protein MFVDFFIRRPVFAIVCSILLTLVGLIAIPTLPIAQYPDLAPPQVTVTSTYVGASAEVVESAVTIPLEQELNGVEGMRYITSTSSNDGTSQITITFEATRDIEVAAVDVQNRVSRAAARLPSQVNQTGIVVNKASSQMLLTVGLFSEDNRYDAKFLSNYADVSLKDAIKRVPGVGDVRIFGERKFSMRLWLDPTELARRKLTPQDVTRALQEQNLQVAAGQIGQPPSTEDQPYQIAVRARGRLVEPAEFGDIVLMRDTDGTSIRVKDVGRVELGAENYGSVLRFNGKTGVGLGIFQLPTANALDVRDGVYAELERLSKQFPPGMQFQTGTDTTLAVRASINEVIKTLVEAIVLVILVIFLFLHGWRSVLITAFTLPVSLIGTFAFVHLMGFSINTLTLFGLTLATGLVVDDAIVVIENIERLMVERRLSPVQAAREGMKEVTGAVIAISVVLVAVFVPVALFPGTTGAIYRQFALTIAASVALSTFCALTLTPALSAKMLKHHEGPKWVFFRWVDTVLDGTKALYGRGLRKLLKHPVLVLLAFLACIGGTALLFRAAPTGFIPDEDQGYLIISIQGPEGMSLAQTEKVLAEAEAVLQAQPEVRAMFAIGGFSMMGSGPNMGTIFSSLTSWEERKGKDQSVAALVERLRAPLSRIGGARVMPFQPPAIRGVGSVGGFQYIVEDIDGTSSLDDLAAATQMLVAKANEHEQLRGAFSTFNADTPLLDVEVDRQKAKALGVPIEQVFGTMQVYMGSQYVNDFNYANRTYRVYVQAEQQFRDSPSDIGAFYVRSDTGDMIPLESLVKVEPTVSAQVIRHYNLFRSAEINGQPAPDVSSGQALEAMETLATQHLPQGMSAEWTGISLEQKESGGQTAIIFALGLLFVFLVLAAQYESFSLPLVIIFSVPLAIMGALGLQLARGFANDVFCQVGLVMLVGLASKNAILIVEFAEQLREGGKSAIDAVVEAAEVRLRPILMTSIAFLLGVVPLMTASGAGAASRNSLGTAVFGGMLVSTVVNFVFIPGLYVLMQKLRGDAKRATGEDEAVPTPAASH; encoded by the coding sequence ATGTTCGTCGATTTCTTCATCCGTAGGCCCGTCTTCGCCATCGTCTGCTCCATCCTGCTGACGCTGGTGGGGCTGATTGCCATCCCCACGCTGCCCATCGCCCAGTACCCGGACCTGGCGCCGCCACAAGTCACCGTGACGAGCACCTACGTGGGTGCGAGCGCCGAGGTGGTGGAGAGCGCCGTCACCATCCCGCTGGAGCAGGAGCTCAACGGCGTGGAGGGCATGCGCTACATCACCTCCACCAGCAGCAACGACGGCACCAGCCAGATCACCATCACCTTCGAGGCCACGCGCGACATCGAGGTGGCCGCCGTCGACGTGCAGAACCGCGTCAGCCGCGCCGCGGCGCGCCTGCCCTCGCAGGTGAACCAGACGGGCATCGTCGTCAACAAGGCCTCCAGCCAGATGCTGCTGACGGTGGGCCTGTTCAGCGAGGACAACCGCTACGACGCCAAGTTCCTCAGCAACTACGCCGACGTGAGCCTGAAGGACGCCATCAAGCGCGTGCCCGGCGTGGGTGACGTCCGCATCTTCGGCGAGCGCAAGTTCTCCATGCGCCTGTGGCTGGACCCCACGGAGCTGGCGCGGCGCAAGCTCACGCCCCAGGACGTGACGCGCGCGCTCCAGGAGCAGAACCTCCAGGTGGCCGCGGGTCAGATTGGCCAGCCGCCGTCCACCGAGGACCAGCCCTACCAGATCGCGGTGCGGGCCCGGGGCCGACTGGTGGAGCCGGCGGAGTTCGGCGACATCGTCCTGATGCGGGACACGGATGGCACGAGCATCCGGGTGAAGGACGTGGGCCGCGTGGAGCTGGGCGCGGAGAACTACGGCTCCGTCCTGCGCTTCAACGGCAAGACGGGCGTGGGCCTGGGCATCTTCCAGTTGCCCACCGCCAACGCGCTGGACGTGCGCGACGGCGTGTACGCGGAGCTCGAGCGGCTGTCGAAGCAGTTCCCGCCCGGCATGCAGTTCCAGACGGGCACCGACACCACCCTGGCCGTCCGCGCCTCCATCAACGAGGTCATCAAAACGCTGGTGGAAGCCATCGTCCTCGTCATCCTCGTCATCTTCCTGTTCCTGCACGGCTGGCGCAGCGTGCTCATCACCGCCTTCACCCTCCCCGTCTCACTGATTGGCACCTTCGCCTTCGTCCACCTGATGGGCTTCTCCATCAACACCCTCACCCTCTTCGGCCTCACGCTGGCCACGGGCCTGGTGGTGGACGACGCCATCGTCGTCATCGAGAACATCGAGCGGTTGATGGTGGAGCGGCGCCTGTCCCCCGTACAGGCCGCGCGCGAGGGCATGAAGGAGGTGACCGGCGCGGTCATCGCCATCTCCGTGGTGCTGGTGGCGGTGTTTGTCCCGGTGGCGCTCTTCCCGGGCACCACTGGCGCCATCTACCGGCAGTTCGCGCTGACCATCGCCGCCTCCGTGGCGCTGTCCACCTTCTGCGCCCTCACCCTCACCCCGGCGCTCAGCGCGAAGATGCTGAAGCACCACGAGGGACCGAAGTGGGTCTTCTTCCGCTGGGTGGACACGGTGCTGGACGGGACAAAGGCGCTCTACGGCCGGGGCCTGCGCAAGCTGCTGAAGCATCCGGTCCTGGTCCTGCTCGCCTTCCTGGCGTGCATCGGCGGCACGGCGCTGCTGTTCCGCGCCGCGCCCACGGGCTTCATCCCCGACGAGGACCAGGGCTATCTCATCATCTCCATCCAGGGCCCCGAGGGCATGTCGCTCGCCCAGACGGAGAAGGTGCTGGCAGAGGCGGAGGCCGTCCTACAGGCGCAGCCCGAGGTGCGCGCCATGTTCGCCATTGGCGGCTTCTCCATGATGGGCAGCGGCCCCAACATGGGCACCATCTTCTCGTCGCTGACGTCCTGGGAGGAGCGCAAGGGCAAGGACCAGTCGGTGGCCGCGCTGGTGGAGCGGCTGCGTGCCCCGCTGAGCCGCATCGGCGGAGCGCGCGTGATGCCCTTCCAGCCGCCCGCCATCCGAGGCGTCGGCAGCGTGGGCGGCTTCCAGTACATCGTCGAGGACATCGACGGCACCAGCTCGCTGGATGACCTGGCCGCGGCCACGCAGATGCTGGTGGCGAAGGCCAACGAGCACGAGCAACTGCGCGGTGCCTTCAGCACCTTCAACGCGGACACGCCGCTGCTCGACGTGGAGGTGGACCGGCAGAAGGCGAAGGCGCTCGGCGTGCCGATTGAGCAGGTGTTCGGCACCATGCAGGTCTACATGGGCAGCCAGTACGTCAACGACTTCAACTACGCCAACCGCACCTACCGGGTGTACGTCCAGGCGGAGCAGCAATTCCGCGACAGCCCGTCGGACATCGGCGCCTTCTACGTGCGCAGCGACACCGGGGACATGATTCCGCTGGAGTCGCTGGTGAAGGTGGAGCCCACCGTGTCCGCCCAGGTCATCCGCCACTACAACCTGTTCCGCTCGGCGGAGATCAACGGGCAGCCGGCGCCGGACGTGTCCTCCGGACAGGCGCTGGAGGCCATGGAAACGCTGGCCACGCAGCACCTGCCTCAGGGCATGAGCGCGGAGTGGACGGGCATCAGCCTGGAACAGAAGGAGAGCGGCGGGCAGACGGCCATCATCTTCGCGCTGGGTCTGCTGTTCGTCTTCCTGGTGCTCGCGGCGCAGTACGAGAGCTTCAGCCTGCCGCTGGTCATCATCTTCTCCGTGCCCCTGGCCATCATGGGCGCGTTGGGGCTGCAGTTGGCGCGCGGGTTCGCCAACGACGTGTTCTGCCAGGTGGGACTGGTGATGCTGGTCGGCCTGGCCAGCAAGAACGCCATCCTCATCGTGGAGTTCGCCGAGCAGCTCCGGGAGGGCGGGAAGAGCGCCATCGACGCGGTGGTGGAGGCGGCGGAGGTCCGCCTGCGCCCCATCCTGATGACGTCCATCGCCTTCCTCCTGGGCGTGGTGCCGCTGATGACGGCCTCCGGCGCCGGCGCGGCGTCCCGCAACTCCCTGGGGACGGCGGTGTTCGGCGGCATGCTGGTGTCCACGGTGGTGAACTTCGTGTTCATCCCCGGGCTCTACGTGCTGATGCAGAAGCTCCGCGGCGACGCGAAGCGGGCCACCGGTGAGGACGAAGCGGTGCCCACGCCCGCCGCGTCCCACTGA
- the adh gene encoding aldehyde dehydrogenase translates to MIYAAPNQPGSKVQFKPRYQNFIGGRWVEPTRGQYFENISPVTGKPFCEVARSTAEDIEKALDAAHAARLSWGRTSPTARANILNKIADRMEQNREMLAVAETWDNGKPVRETLAADIPLAIDHFRYFAGCIRAQEGGVSELDHDTVAYHFHEPLGVVGQIIPWNFPLLMAAWKLAPALAAGNCVVLKPAEQTPSSILLWTELIQDLLPEGVLNVVNGFGVEAGKPLASSPRIAKVAFTGETSTGRLIMQYASENLIPVTLELGGKSPNIFFEDVMAQDDDFFDKSLEGFAMFALNQGEVCTCPSRSLISERIYSQFMEKALDRVRKVKPGNPLDTDTMVGAQASNDQLEKILSYIDIGKKEGAKVLIGGERVALSGDLKDGYYVAPTVFQGHNRMRVFQEEIFGPVVSVATFKDFDDAIRQANDTLYGLGAGVWTRDGNTAYRAGRAIEAGRVWTNCYHIYPAHAAFGGYKQSGIGRENHRKMLDHYQQTKNLLVSYSPKAMGFF, encoded by the coding sequence GTGATCTACGCCGCCCCCAATCAGCCCGGCTCCAAGGTGCAGTTCAAGCCCCGCTACCAGAACTTCATTGGCGGGCGCTGGGTCGAACCCACGCGTGGTCAGTACTTCGAGAACATCAGCCCCGTGACGGGCAAGCCCTTCTGTGAAGTGGCCCGCTCCACGGCCGAGGACATCGAGAAGGCGCTGGATGCGGCCCACGCGGCCCGGCTCTCCTGGGGCCGCACCTCGCCGACCGCCCGAGCGAACATCCTCAACAAGATCGCCGACCGGATGGAGCAGAACCGGGAGATGCTCGCGGTCGCCGAGACGTGGGACAACGGCAAGCCCGTGCGTGAGACGCTGGCCGCGGACATCCCGCTGGCCATCGACCACTTCCGTTATTTCGCCGGGTGTATCCGCGCGCAGGAAGGCGGGGTGAGCGAGCTGGACCACGACACCGTCGCCTACCACTTCCATGAGCCGCTGGGCGTCGTGGGGCAGATCATCCCCTGGAACTTCCCGCTCCTGATGGCGGCCTGGAAGCTGGCCCCGGCGCTGGCGGCGGGCAACTGCGTGGTCCTCAAGCCCGCGGAGCAGACGCCCTCCAGCATCCTGCTGTGGACCGAGCTCATCCAGGACCTGCTGCCCGAAGGTGTGCTCAACGTCGTCAACGGCTTCGGCGTCGAGGCGGGCAAGCCGCTGGCCAGCAGCCCGCGCATCGCGAAGGTGGCCTTCACCGGCGAGACGAGCACGGGCCGGCTCATCATGCAGTACGCCAGTGAGAACCTCATCCCCGTCACGCTGGAACTGGGCGGCAAGAGCCCCAACATCTTCTTCGAGGATGTGATGGCGCAGGACGACGACTTCTTCGACAAGTCGTTGGAAGGCTTCGCCATGTTCGCGCTCAACCAGGGCGAGGTCTGCACCTGCCCGTCGCGCTCCCTCATCAGCGAGCGCATCTACAGCCAGTTCATGGAGAAGGCGCTCGACCGCGTCCGCAAGGTGAAGCCGGGCAACCCGCTGGACACCGACACCATGGTCGGCGCCCAGGCGTCCAACGACCAGTTGGAGAAGATCCTCAGCTACATCGACATCGGCAAGAAGGAGGGCGCCAAGGTCCTCATCGGCGGCGAGCGCGTGGCGCTGTCCGGGGACCTGAAGGACGGCTACTACGTGGCGCCCACCGTGTTCCAGGGCCACAACCGCATGCGCGTCTTCCAGGAGGAGATTTTCGGCCCCGTGGTGAGCGTGGCGACCTTCAAGGACTTCGACGACGCCATCCGCCAGGCCAACGACACACTGTACGGCCTGGGCGCCGGCGTGTGGACGCGTGACGGGAACACCGCCTACCGCGCGGGGCGCGCCATCGAGGCTGGCCGCGTGTGGACCAACTGCTACCACATCTACCCCGCGCACGCGGCGTTCGGCGGCTACAAGCAGTCCGGCATCGGGCGGGAGAACCACCGGAAGATGCTGGACCACTACCAGCAGACGAAGAACCTGCTGGTCAGCTACAGCCCCAAGGCCATGGGCTTCTTCTGA
- a CDS encoding M16 family metallopeptidase, whose protein sequence is MSFTTYRDVLPSGLRVVTIETPHLHTALLAVYVRTGSRHETLVSNGVSHYLEHLFFRGSEGWPDTVKMNAAVEEVGGNLNGVTTRDHGYYYTPIHPAHLRVGLDIIGDMLTRPRLTDMEVERQIILEEMLDEVDEKGRDIDLDNLSKHLLFPGHPLALKIAGTRESVTNMTHTQILEHFAQHYVAGNIVVTAAGRVKHSEVLEMTERAFARLPRGPSSVEAPPPLTPPGPRLHFVSHDESQTEFRLNFRGVPEQHEDYPALQIIRRVLDDGLSSRLPFEIVEKRGLAYSVSASLDAYHDAGLLEIEAASAPEKAATVITEAFRVLSTLCENEVGEEELARAKRRHRMLLEFSQDSPGELSGWFGGTELFRTPESFGHRADLVDSQSAARVREVARRYFNRENLTVVAVGQRKGLKALERVVADAPGLPGPEAAPRAVVSGGRG, encoded by the coding sequence ATGAGCTTCACTACGTACCGGGACGTGCTGCCCTCCGGGCTGCGCGTCGTCACTATCGAGACGCCCCACCTCCACACCGCCCTGCTCGCCGTCTACGTGCGGACGGGCAGCCGCCACGAGACGCTCGTCAGCAATGGCGTCAGCCACTACCTGGAGCACCTCTTCTTCCGCGGCAGCGAGGGCTGGCCGGACACCGTGAAGATGAACGCGGCGGTGGAGGAGGTCGGCGGCAACCTCAACGGCGTCACCACCCGGGACCACGGGTACTACTACACGCCCATCCACCCCGCGCACCTGCGCGTGGGCCTGGACATCATCGGCGACATGCTCACCCGTCCCCGCCTCACCGACATGGAGGTGGAGCGGCAGATCATCCTCGAGGAGATGCTCGACGAGGTGGACGAGAAGGGCCGGGACATCGACCTGGACAACCTGTCCAAGCACCTGCTCTTCCCCGGACACCCGCTGGCCCTGAAGATCGCCGGCACGCGCGAGTCCGTCACGAACATGACCCACACGCAGATTCTGGAGCACTTCGCCCAGCACTACGTCGCGGGGAACATCGTCGTCACCGCCGCCGGCCGGGTGAAGCACTCGGAAGTCCTGGAGATGACCGAGCGAGCCTTCGCCCGGCTCCCGCGCGGCCCGTCCAGCGTCGAGGCGCCGCCGCCCCTCACTCCGCCCGGCCCGCGCCTGCACTTCGTCAGCCATGACGAGTCGCAGACGGAGTTCCGCCTCAACTTCCGCGGCGTCCCCGAGCAGCACGAGGACTACCCCGCGCTGCAGATCATCCGCCGCGTGTTGGATGACGGCCTGTCCTCACGACTGCCGTTCGAAATCGTGGAGAAGCGCGGCCTGGCGTACTCCGTGAGCGCGTCGCTGGACGCGTACCACGACGCGGGGCTCCTCGAGATCGAGGCCGCCAGCGCTCCGGAGAAGGCCGCGACGGTCATCACCGAGGCCTTCCGCGTGCTGTCCACGCTCTGTGAGAACGAGGTGGGCGAAGAGGAGCTGGCGCGCGCCAAGCGCCGGCACCGCATGCTGCTGGAGTTCTCCCAGGACTCGCCGGGCGAGCTGTCCGGCTGGTTCGGCGGCACGGAGCTGTTCCGCACGCCGGAGTCGTTTGGCCACCGCGCCGACCTGGTGGACTCGCAGTCCGCCGCGCGCGTGCGCGAGGTGGCCCGGCGCTACTTCAACCGGGAGAACCTCACGGTGGTGGCGGTGGGCCAGCGCAAGGGCCTCAAGGCCCTGGAGCGCGTGGTGGCGGATGCCCCCGGCCTTCCCGGGCCGGAGGCCGCGCCGCGGGCGGTGGTCAGCGGCGGCCGCGGATGA
- a CDS encoding putative RNA methyltransferase: MSAPASPRFPPPLLPLLCCPICQSPLRQEATALRCVARHGFDVARQGYVNLLPGHRAPGNADTQSMVAARETFLARGHYEPLAALLAEHAARLTGADATEGCVLDVGAGTGHYLARVLDRCPALTGLAIDISRFAARRAARAHARAGALIADGERTLPIRNHSVALALSVFAPRNVTELHRILNRRGALLIVTPTDQHLTQLIQPMGLLSVDARKEERLHTRLRATFKPGVREALELTLRLTRDDAFHIAAMGPSAFHASTEELRRRADVLPELLTVSASFTVASYHRVERNGSAPA, from the coding sequence ATGTCAGCGCCCGCTTCGCCCCGCTTTCCGCCGCCCCTTCTTCCACTGCTCTGCTGCCCCATCTGCCAGTCACCGCTTCGCCAGGAAGCAACGGCGCTGCGCTGTGTGGCGCGCCATGGCTTCGACGTCGCCAGACAGGGCTATGTCAACCTCCTGCCGGGCCACCGGGCCCCGGGCAATGCCGACACCCAGTCGATGGTCGCCGCGCGAGAGACATTCCTCGCGCGAGGCCACTACGAACCGTTGGCCGCGCTATTGGCGGAGCATGCCGCGCGGCTCACCGGCGCCGATGCCACAGAGGGCTGCGTGCTCGATGTGGGAGCGGGTACCGGGCACTACCTGGCCCGTGTCCTCGACCGGTGCCCGGCGCTGACGGGGCTCGCCATCGACATCTCCCGCTTCGCTGCCCGCCGGGCCGCTAGGGCCCACGCCCGCGCGGGAGCCCTCATCGCGGACGGCGAGCGGACGTTGCCCATCCGAAATCACAGCGTTGCACTGGCGCTCAGCGTCTTCGCTCCTCGCAACGTCACAGAGCTCCACCGCATCCTGAATCGCCGAGGCGCACTGCTCATCGTGACACCCACGGACCAGCACCTGACACAGCTCATCCAACCCATGGGGCTGCTGAGCGTCGACGCGCGAAAGGAGGAGCGGCTCCACACACGGCTGCGGGCCACGTTCAAGCCAGGCGTCCGGGAAGCGCTGGAGCTGACCTTGCGGCTGACGCGCGACGACGCGTTCCACATCGCGGCCATGGGGCCCAGCGCGTTCCATGCATCCACGGAGGAGCTGCGGCGGCGCGCGGACGTGTTGCCCGAGCTCCTCACCGTCAGCGCGTCCTTCACCGTGGCCAGCTACCACCGCGTGGAGAGGAACGGCTCCGCGCCCGCCTGA
- a CDS encoding sensor histidine kinase, producing the protein MPVKLSLATRIFLGYAVVLGTFGLVSLFSVTELHRNRLEIRLVSQGYLQLSQDAAELETFHATQEKDTERLIQEGNVEIRRAFIRLARTYNSPLMTQRLAAAQAKAHEVLASAPDSEGPFIRGLEDRFGELQARYRDYGRAAEAVFAVLSTENPNREQVAVATAELRQEENAIGREIRVLRAALSNRIRERVDGAEERERTTGLFIIGFSVAAIAVGVGATAWSARTLRPMRNLIRGVSRIGRGDYNAQLGVRGDDEVAVLAREFDQMARSLQAREAQLKAQAEALMRAEQLAAVGRISAQIVHEVRNPLSSIGLNVELLQDGFETARFATPEDAAEVKDLISAVTQEVDRLADVTEQYLRMARPPRPDLDPRDVTAVLDTVLDFTREELERAGVEVVRDFALDTPHVLADEGQLRQVFLNLLRNSREAMPSGGRLTIVTRPAEDAVEVTVRDTGQGMTEDIRQRLFEPFFTTKEGGTGLGLAVSQQILQVHGGSLSCQSIPGQGTAFVLRLPRA; encoded by the coding sequence ATGCCCGTGAAGCTCTCTCTCGCGACACGCATCTTCCTGGGCTACGCCGTGGTGCTCGGCACCTTCGGGCTGGTGTCCCTGTTCAGCGTGACGGAGCTCCACCGCAACCGGCTGGAAATCCGGCTGGTGAGCCAGGGCTACCTCCAGCTCTCCCAGGACGCCGCGGAGCTGGAGACCTTCCACGCCACCCAGGAGAAGGACACCGAGCGCCTGATTCAAGAAGGCAACGTCGAAATCCGCCGCGCCTTCATCCGGCTGGCCCGGACCTACAACTCGCCCCTCATGACCCAGCGGCTCGCCGCCGCCCAGGCCAAGGCGCATGAGGTGCTGGCCTCCGCCCCCGACAGCGAGGGGCCCTTCATCCGGGGCCTGGAGGACCGCTTCGGCGAGCTCCAGGCCCGCTACCGCGACTACGGCCGCGCCGCGGAGGCCGTCTTCGCCGTCCTGTCCACCGAGAATCCGAACCGGGAACAGGTCGCCGTCGCCACCGCCGAGCTGCGGCAGGAGGAGAACGCCATCGGCCGAGAGATTCGCGTGCTGCGCGCCGCCCTGTCCAACCGCATCCGCGAGCGCGTGGACGGCGCCGAGGAGCGCGAGCGCACCACCGGCCTCTTCATCATCGGCTTCTCCGTGGCCGCCATCGCCGTGGGCGTGGGCGCCACTGCATGGTCCGCCCGCACGCTGCGCCCCATGCGCAACCTCATCCGGGGCGTGTCCCGCATCGGCCGTGGTGACTACAACGCCCAGCTCGGCGTGCGCGGCGACGACGAGGTGGCCGTCCTGGCCCGGGAGTTCGACCAGATGGCCCGCTCGCTCCAGGCGCGTGAGGCCCAGCTCAAGGCCCAGGCCGAGGCCCTCATGCGCGCGGAGCAACTGGCCGCCGTGGGCCGCATCTCCGCGCAAATCGTCCACGAGGTGCGCAACCCCCTGTCCTCCATTGGCCTCAACGTGGAGTTGCTCCAGGACGGGTTCGAAACCGCCCGCTTCGCGACCCCCGAGGACGCGGCCGAGGTGAAGGACCTCATCTCCGCCGTCACCCAGGAGGTGGACCGCCTGGCGGATGTCACCGAGCAGTACCTGCGCATGGCCCGCCCGCCCCGGCCCGACCTGGACCCGCGCGACGTCACCGCCGTGCTGGACACCGTGCTCGACTTCACCCGAGAGGAGTTGGAGCGCGCCGGCGTGGAAGTGGTGCGCGACTTCGCCCTGGATACCCCGCATGTGCTCGCCGACGAGGGCCAGTTGCGGCAGGTCTTCCTCAACCTGCTGCGCAACAGCCGCGAGGCCATGCCGTCCGGCGGCCGCCTCACCATCGTCACCCGTCCGGCGGAGGACGCCGTGGAAGTCACGGTGCGCGATACCGGACAGGGCATGACGGAGGATATCCGACAGCGCCTCTTCGAGCCCTTCTTCACCACCAAGGAGGGGGGCACGGGCCTGGGCCTGGCCGTCAGCCAGCAAATCCTCCAGGTGCACGGTGGCTCGCTCTCCTGCCAGAGTATTCCCGGCCAGGGGACGGCCTTCGTGTTAAGGCTTCCTCGCGCATGA
- a CDS encoding DUF779 domain-containing protein has protein sequence MGGAGAGPGTGGQDGATAVARVDVTPEAAAVIRQLRATHGPLMFHQSGGCCDGSAPMCYPVGDFRVGQRDVFLGEVEGCPVYIGGAQFEYWQHTHLTLDVVKGRGAGFSLESPLGVRFLTRSRVFTDEEYERVKNAPPPRRGPPE, from the coding sequence ATGGGTGGCGCCGGTGCCGGCCCCGGCACGGGCGGACAGGACGGCGCCACGGCGGTGGCCCGGGTGGACGTGACGCCCGAGGCCGCCGCCGTCATCCGCCAGCTCCGCGCCACGCACGGGCCCTTGATGTTCCATCAGTCGGGAGGCTGCTGCGACGGCAGCGCGCCCATGTGCTACCCCGTGGGGGACTTCCGCGTGGGCCAGCGAGACGTCTTCCTGGGCGAGGTGGAGGGCTGCCCCGTCTACATTGGCGGCGCGCAGTTCGAGTACTGGCAGCACACGCACCTCACCCTGGACGTGGTGAAGGGGCGGGGCGCCGGCTTCAGCCTGGAGTCCCCGCTGGGCGTTCGCTTCCTCACCCGCAGCCGCGTCTTCACGGACGAGGAATACGAACGGGTGAAGAACGCGCCTCCGCCCCGGCGTGGACCTCCGGAGTAG